Proteins from a single region of Cydia splendana chromosome 9, ilCydSple1.2, whole genome shotgun sequence:
- the LOC134793606 gene encoding uncharacterized protein LOC134793606, producing the protein MRIRTFCKLVEVSELTPRKLRDEPVVLDGQNLFYNSYQRAGFSGAFGIEADRYARHLRQYLQMFKKANIKCYILFKGGHENIEKRLNKEKDSEIVPVLMKETYKQVLKEMDFEYVVCEYESKKDIVELAHKLNCPIISYDIENCFTGLQYIPSTTLELQNDTIHCGYFLLKTFLRKYKLTVDNLAVFIVLTDENIFPEGFFSEFFKSIKAPLGPFKRNLHLMRWLSRSSKQQISATIFRFISAEDKKTFIEEEAKAGAQIERRECGGLGAACLLDRDAACVTRADPRWFAKGVAAEHVAIDYVNLYRSKIFRGAPPIRGFEQDNPTLLALDIIKYAYDLLTNFENDGFNFVYDAGLEKETILVGDTHSIRKPVYEAEECVFQNGWESVRSFGLLEHFAHETLQLESLKRLDTAPEETRLLLLALAYFSRRRPSSPAALSSAVLLAYVMLDVVADKVDKKNLPKFPFDKKPILDSTTDRSVVTEADCGIAAAIMNEYSTTSECDAELIFDGKLLHALAEFQQCLLQLSALSVLCGAEVSAPVFARTYNGTLAYKVLRAAHCATDRLLFLDELLSPAPTVYAFFNGLLEAYDDFF; encoded by the coding sequence ATGAGAATACGGACGTTCTGCAAGTTGGTGGAGGTAAGCGAGCTGACGCCGCGCAAACTGCGAGATGAACCCGTCGTGTTGGACGGTCAGAACCTGTTCTACAACTCCTACCAGCGGGCAGGCTTCTCCGGCGCCTTCGGGATCGAAGCCGACCGCTACGCCCGCCACCTCAGGCAATACCTACAAATGTTCAAGAAGGCTAACATCAAATGCTACATCCTATTCAAAGGAGGACACGAGAACATAGAGAAGAGGCTGAACAAAGAAAAAGACAGCGAAATCGTCCCTGTTCTCATGAAAGAAACTTACAAACAGGTCTTGAAGGAAATGGATTTTGAATACGTGGTTTGTGAGTATGAAAGCAAGAAAGATATCGTTGAACTGGCTCACAAACTCAACTGTCCCATTATAAGTTATGACATCGAGAATTGTTTCACCGGACTCCAGTACATACCTTCCACTACACTTGAACTTCAAAATGATACCATTCATTGTGgttacttcctattaaaaacCTTTTTACGAAAATATAAATTGACCGTAGATAACCTCGCCGTATTTATAGTATTGACTGATGAGAATATTTTTCCGGAAGGATTTTTCTCAGAGTTCTTTAAAAGCATTAAAGCCCCTCTTGGGCCATTCAAACGTAATTTGCATTTGATGAGATGGCTTTCTAGGAGCAGCAAGCAACAGATCTCGGCAACTATCTTCAGGTTTATATCAGCTGAAGATAAAAAGACGTTCATTGAAGAGGAAGCCAAAGCTGGGGCGCAAATAGAACGGCGTGAGTGCGGCGGGCTCGGCGCGGCGTGCCTGTTAGACCGCGACGCCGCCTGCGTGACGCGGGCCGACCCGCGCTGGTTCGCCAAAGGTGTCGCCGCCGAACATGTTGCTATTGACTACGTCAACCTTTATCGGTCCAAAATATTTCGTGGAGCTCCTCCCATTAGAGGATTTGAACAAGACAACCCCACGCTTCTGGCTTTGGATATTATAAAGTACGCATATGATTTATTGACTAATTTCGAAAACGAtggttttaattttgtttatgaCGCTGGCCTGGAAAAAGAAACGATTCTCGTCGGAGACACGCATTCCATCCGAAAACCGGTTTACGAAGCGGAAGAGTGTGTATTCCAGAACGGCTGGGAGTCAGTGCGTTCTTTTGGACTGCTCGAGCACTTCGCGCACGAGACGCTACAGCTGGAGAGCCTGAAACGCCTCGACACTGCGCCAGAGGAAACGCGACTGCTGTTACTAGCGCTGGCTTACTTCTCGCGACGCAGGCCTTCGTCGCCCGCTGCACTCTCCTCAGCCGTGCTGCTCGCCTACGTAATGCTCGACGTGGTGGCTGACAAGGTCGACAAGAAAAATCTTCCGAAGTTCCCCTTCGACAAGAAGCCGATTCTGGACTCGACCACAGACAGGAGCGTCGTCACTGAAGCCGACTGCGGGATCGCGGCCGCTATAATGAATGAGTACTCCACCACATCCGAGTGTGACGCTGAGCTGATTTTCGATGGAAAACTACTCCATGCGTTGGCGGAGTTCCAGCAATGCCTGCTGCAGCTGTCGGCACTGAGCGTGCTGTGCGGCGCGGAGGTGTCGGCGCCGGTGTTCGCGCGCACGTACAATGGCACGCTGGCCTACAAGGTGCTGCGCGCCGCGCATTGCGCCACGGACCGCCTGCTCTTCCTAGACGAGTTGCTGAGCCCTGCCCCCACCGTCTATGCTTTTTTTAATGGCCTCTTAGAGGCTTAtgacgattttttttaa